One window from the genome of Saimiri boliviensis isolate mSaiBol1 chromosome 2, mSaiBol1.pri, whole genome shotgun sequence encodes:
- the LOC141582256 gene encoding uncharacterized protein LOC141582256, translating to MAEGSAATAAAASAPRLRAGGRGGGRPGRGERGRAAGEGAGAAAAAAAGLPRLPRLRAPRARSAAARPGSPPRLAATARPGRASSRPPGRRSASPFLLRLRLLPHKYQLLSPSPDLAAAAAATLCSDPASRDFRAGLSPPRLTATRPLVLSLLLLCQSICPLATEAPPTCRAPPGLGPVGPGAGPPARALAGRPVARDVSAPPPPLPPATASRRSVSRGSRPPRCNSHKTRCLGPGPHSGAGCRRCSRRLGSRCKAS from the exons ATGGCTGAGGGCTCCGCCGCCACGGCCGCGGCGGCCTCGGCTCCTCGGCTGCGGGCGGGCGGGCGAGGAGGCGGCCGGCC CGGGCGGGGGGAGAGGGGGCGGGCGGCGGGGGAAGGGGCGGgcgcggcggccgcggcggcggcggggctTCCCCGCCTCCCTCGCCTCCGTGCGCCCCGCGCTCGCTCGGCCGCTGCTCGTCCCGGCTCCCCGCCTCGCCTCGCCGCAACCGCCCGCCCTGGCCGCGCCTCCTCCCGCCCTCCGGGCCGGCGCTCCGCTTCCCCCTTCCTCCTGCGCCTCCGCCTCCTTCCACACAAATACCAACTCCTCAGCCCGAGCCCAGatctcgccgccgccgccgccgccacacTCTGCTCCGACCCGGCCTCGCGAGATTTCCGCGCTGGCCTCAGCCCGCCCCGCCTCACTGCCACTCGCCCGCTCGTCCTCTCGCTCCTCCTTCTCTGCCAATCGATCTGCCCGCTGGCCACCGAGGCCCCGCCCACTTGCCGGGCTCCTCCTGGATTGGGGCCGGTGGGACCGGGGGCGGGGCCGCCCGCACGCGCGCTGGCTGGCCGGCCCGTGGCGCGTGACGTcagcgcgccgccgccgccgctgcctcCCGCTACTGCCTCCCGCCGCTCGGTGTCGCGCGGCTCCCGCCCTCCGCGGTGCAACAGCCACAAAACGCGCTGCCTCGGGCCCGGGCCGCACTCGGGAGCGGGGTGTCGCCGCTGCAGCCGCCGCCTCGGGAGCCG ATGCAAAGCTTCCTAG